A region from the Vulpes lagopus strain Blue_001 chromosome 5, ASM1834538v1, whole genome shotgun sequence genome encodes:
- the LOC121490760 gene encoding TRIO and F-actin-binding protein isoform X2 encodes MGGWKGPGQRRGRAGPERRRAAERGGGGGGGVPALLGPAREPLPPSCVLLPPPRGAAMTPDLLNFKKGWMSILDEPGEWKKHWFVLTDSSLKYYRDSTAEEADELDGEIDLRSCTDVTEFAVQRNYGFQIHTKDAVYTLSAMTSGIRRNWIEALRKTVRPTSAPDVTKLSDCNKENTLHGYSTQKGSLKAGEQRGCSEVISRGSPRKTDGQRQSLDYVELSPLTQGSPQRARTPARTLDRPAKQEELERDLAQRSEERRKWFEATDSRPVETAAGEGPRRGLGAPLTEDQQSRLSEEIEKKWQELEKLPLRENKRVPLTALLNQSRGERRGPPSDSHEALEKEVQSLRAQLEAWRLQGEVPQGAHRSQEDSHIPPGYISQVDMTTVPILQTSH; translated from the exons atgggCGGATGGAAGGGGCCGGGGCAGCGCCGGGGAAGGGCAGGGCCGGAGCGGCGGCGGGCGGCCgagcggggcggcggcggcggcggcggggttCCCGCGCTGCTGGGCCCGGCCCGAGAGCCCCTTCCACCTTCCTGCGTCCTGCTcccgccgccccggggcgccGCCATGACG CCCGATCTGCTCAACTTCAAGAAGGGATGGATGTCGATCTTGGACGAGCCTGGAGAG TGGAAGAAGCATTGGTTTGTGCTGACAGATTCAAGCCTTAAATACTACAGGGACTCTACCGCTGAGGAG GCCGATGAGCTGGACGGTGAGATCGACCTGCGCTCCTGTACGGATGTCACCGAGTTCGCAGTGCAGCGCAACTATGGCTTCCAGATCCAC ACCAAGGATGCTGTCTACACCTTGTCGGCCATGACCTCGGGTATCCGGCGGAACTGGATCGAGGCTTTGCGGAAGACCGTTCGACCCACCTCTGCCCCGGATGTCACCAA GCTCTCAGACTGCAATAAGGAGAACACGCTGCATGGCTACAGCACCCAGAAGggctccctgaaggcaggggAGCAGCGGGGGTGCTCTGAGGTCATCAGTCGGGGCAGCCCGCGGAAGACGGACGGGCAGCGGCAGTCCCTGGACTACGTAGAGCTCTCCCCACTGACCCAGGGCTCCCCGCAGCGGGCCCGCACTCCGGCCCGCACTCTCGACCGGCCGGCcaagcaggaggagctggagCGGGACCTGGCCCAGCGCTCTGAAGAGCGACGCAAGTGGTTTGAGGCCACGGACAGCAGGCCTGTGGAGACCGCAGCTGGTGAGGGGCCACgccggggcctgggggccccCCTGACTGAGGACCAGCAGAGCCGGCTCAGTGAGGAGATTGAGAAGAAATGGCAGGAGCTGGAGAAGCTGCCCCTGCGGGAGAACAAGCGGGTGCCTCTCACCGCCCTGCTCAACCAAAGCCGCGGGGAGCGCCGGGGGCCTCCCAGTGACAGCCACGAGGCCCTGGAGAAGGAG GTCCAGTCTCTTCGTGCCCAGCTAGAGGCATGGCGTCTCCAAGGAGAGGTTCCTCAGGGTGCGCACAGGTCCCAGGAGGACAGCCACATCCCCCCGGGCTACATCTCGCAG GTAGACATGACcactgtgcccattttacagacaagccACTGA